Genomic window (Helianthus annuus cultivar XRQ/B chromosome 3, HanXRQr2.0-SUNRISE, whole genome shotgun sequence):
ttgttattattgttattattattattattattattattattattattattattattattattattattattagccacgtattatatatatatatatatatatattttttttgtgcaATTGCCATATGCATTTTGAGCATACTATCAACTTACGTTGATATTTCGCAtgttactattactattactattattactattactattactattactattactattactattactattactattactattactattactattactattactattactattactattactattactattactattactattactattactattactattactattactattactattactattactattactattactattactattactactattattactattattcttattattgttattattgttattattgttattattgttattattattattattattattattattattattattattattacacatGCAAATGCATGAAAGGTGATTGGACCAAAAAGTGCTTGGGAAGACCACCCAATCAAGACCCATCTTACACATGCAAATGCATGAATTGTGATTGGACCACAACTTCTTGGGAAGACACCAGGTTGGCCGATTTTTAGAgggtgttttaaaaaaaaaattttcttttaacaattttaagtcttgtttattttataatttttataaaatattacacCATATGTTTACAAGACTTTATGTAATCTTTTATAATgtcatttaacccattaaataacaaaataaaatattctctcaaaataaattatccatataatttattagtttctcaagtgtaattatttagaaaaccaatttctaaattaTATAAGTgctaatatttatttgtttgatcatatcacaagtaaatattataagtgtttgtctagcttgtatttgggtatgactcgacttggatcataacgtactagccacatcaatctAATATGTTTCTTGGGCATACAGAATCCAACAGAAAAAGcatttaaccccaaagtgaaacatatttttggtaaatGATTAATGGGAAatcaaaaggggttaaagagttttatgagaagaagatgaatggtaagaaaccgagtgttggtgactcggtaacacccaaggctggtcaggcttgggtggatattttctttgattaaaaacctgacttgccggagctcccaagttggtattcgcggagcaggaatcgacatcattcataacaagtttgtgtttgagaaaaacttaaaattgttaaatttttacAGATTGTGGCAAGTTCACAGTGTCgaaactcccaggttggtaagtgtggagtaggaatcggcatctttccgACTATGACATGTCAACCTGCAAGTGGTTAATGAAtgcacctacaagtggttaatcaaggacattaagttgtacttgatttcctacaagttagtaggatctacaagtggtattttcttGATTCTATTATATCTTATTCTTACAAGTGGTGGAAAGAGGTTTGCACTTGCAAgaagttaatcaaggtcattaacttgaacttgatttaactatgaTTCATatgattggtaaacaatgtgatgatcttatccccaacctacaagtggtttatataatcaacaaaacttattttccggaaaaatcattttgattaaaacaaacttaagtgttttgaaatcataatgagaaaatgtTTTGTtatgagggggagttctgattgtttatgccaagaggattgagaattgaagcaattcacatcagtttgtcacAGTCACATTGATGTAcagttttgttttcaaattttcccagaaaataaaaattgagatatattttgattttagggggagtgaaaatttttagaaatttcgaaaatttgaaaaatccaaaaacatgataaagccataaaaagccaaaaactttgaaaaaaattcaaaaatgagtttgattgtgaaaagaggaaatgatagtacatcagtggactatcacaacatgctaaaaaTATGAAATGTTTATAGTGATAAAtgatctcactgatgatgtgtcaatagatttttactcattcagtagattgttttcgagatataaacctaaatgtaaaacttgcttatctcgtggggaacatttcttggatatatgggtaacccccgaaatcttgtttgaaaggtctctctttctgagatactaggtctttatactcagtgatatctggggtattatcccgggacttctgattttgggaagcaatggcctagtccccgtataatactttctgcttgcttgaaataaaaGCGCCGCCCTCAACACAAAAAATGACGAAACATTGCAAAATGTCAATCAaatgctgttgaagaaaagattctctaaaaggaacacaccaaaagtcgaaccgtcatctctctgctgaacggaagttctgacctgagctctcacggtttcacatctaaccctttacagatatcatctaggtatactcacatgtaagactgaatattgggatttggatatgggagtatattcaagtggtgggacacgcgaataagtttaagtgcttaaaacatctAATACGTATcttgaaacaattgaactttgtgtaaagatgtaactgataatctaggtaaatcatttagagcttaaaatatctaaagcttaacggtgttggtgatttgtctcctatactgatatgatcctcttgcacaaactcacaaaaagattgtctgtctttactgcatttcattttattcaaaattccaaaaagattttaagtgtgttttagcataaattttgaaaaagtcaaaaagatttttgacaactggtgttgaagagctgattttcaaaattcgaagtgctgaacatgatgattCTTAAtatgagggggagtttgtttaaAATGAGTAAAATTTGGAAAGTTTGTGTATGTGTTCCtgcaagtggtcatcagaagctTTAAAATGAAAAATCATTCTCGATTGATTTGAAGGGGAGTTTGattataaaaatttgtaaaattttaaaatctatgaaatttattgtgaggtagagtgtATGCAGGCTTGAGTAAGAGCTGTTTTTTCGATCCTAAAGAGCTTGAGTTTAGAGAAAGCCAGGTTATGATTAATGAGGATTCCTGAATAGagaaagccaggtttcgatcATGAGCAAGGTATGAGCCAGGTCACAATCTTGAACTTGTGAAAGCCAGATTGCAATTCCAGcttattgaaagggggagtctgtagatgctAAAGAACTAGGTTACGATTCTGGAAGATAAAACTAAAGCAAgatgctgatgctgatgaacttaaggaatcaagagatctgatcaagagaatcaGAAAGAAGCAAGAGCCAAGTACAGATCATGGTTAAAGAATTCGAGAGGAGTCTGTTGGTGTTGATAGAGAAGAGAGAGATTTGAGGATACTTTACAATGTAAGATACTTCAAAGAAGAGCCCGAAGACTGAAGATGTTGACGACTCGatacttaagactcgtcaacattcgagggggagtctgttagtgcatgcatctgtcgacttcgtcttgtatcgagtcttgcattgcttatgacacgaagatcgagaaatcAAGACACAAAGATAATTTCGCATGAAAgaagtaattccgcacgaaattactgTCTGGTAATTTCGTATGGAATTAGTTAATATCGCATGAGTCTGTAATTTCGTTTCTGTATAATTTCGTTTGAGAgtgtttcgtgcggaattagtcATGTCTATATATAGCTGTGATTCCGTGTCAGTTGTACGAAATTAAGAAGAGTGTTTCCGatggcgaagctctgtcgaagtgtctacagaTTTTTAATTGTTACCAGATCAAtagaaagacagtttaaagtgatattctagctggatcacacacaatatgtctgtttccgcctttcatattgtgtagTACACCTCtaattgactcgttcgggtccgaaaacgatcctacaaaccGGCGGTTCGTTTTGGTTCTAAAACCGGTTAAAAAATGGTTTTGGTTTTTTTCCAGGTTTATGAGGAGGAGTTTGGTGGAAAGTGGggttttcctagaaagtctaggaagcaataagaatgtGACACGTGGCATGGagggattttaactaaaagggcacttgtgtaatttgacattttattttatttttggaattttaccTCTCATTAACTAACAACGCCTATAATTATAGAAACTGTTTCTCCAGGATTTTTTGTATTTCGCAACCTTCTCCTTCTTCGTCTTCGTCATCatcaaacacttctccatctccaccatcttcgagttcatcatcaccattcaaatactGTTTGTATCATCTtcgttttcttgacgatgtgttttaacaacaagcaaattaatacagttgtgttttagcagcaagcagattcatacatttgtgttttagcattcagattcatacagttgtgttttaacagcaagcagattcgtacagttgtgttttaacagcaagcagattcatacaattgtgttttaacaacaagcagattcatacagttgtgttttaacagcaagcagattcatacagttgtgttttagcattcagattcatacagttgtgttttaacagcaagcagattcatacaattgtgtttcagcattcagattcatacaattgtgttttaacagcaagtagattcatacagttgtgttttaacagcaagcagattcatacatttgtgttttagcattcagattcatacagttgtgttttaacagcaagcaaattcatacagttgtgttttagcattcagattcatacagttgtgttttaacagcaagcagattcatacgctgtgttttaccatccatgctggtaatgctggtgGATTTCTTagcattgtgttttaacagcaagcgaAGCAAATTAAtacgatgtgttttcttgatgtgtttctttatgaaggatagaaggaagagagagagagagagagagagagagagagagaaagggaaagagagagagagagagagaaaatcgcATGAAAATGTGAGGTGGTTATGAATGAcaattatttccatatttaaaacaagctaaatggcatatctacccctgattatttaaataatcctatttttaagaaacacatattaccaaaatgccaccaagatgatctcaaccattaaacataCCCATTGGATGACCCAGATCGATTCCTAGACTTTcgaggaaaaacacactttccgtaggatccccactctcggttctaaaactaatttttttataCACCTCTACTTCACCTTTCATATATTACATTGTTTTTGTATattgtttatataaaaatatgatgTGTTTGACAACTAAATTTCATTTACCTCACTTTGAATAAAGGttctttttttttgaattttttactgtttatTACAAACTTAATGGGGCAGTGCAACcagtaaaatttaaaaaatgggggTGCAGTTAGCAACATCTTTTTTATTGTATATgctataaaataatatttaataataatattttctttatatttaataataatattttctttatacatattattaaaatagtaaaaaaaaaaaagaagaaccATATAACATGTAAGCGTACTTATAATTTTATTAGTAGTATAACTTAAGATACTAAAATTGGTAGCATATTATATAAATAAAGTATCAAATTATATTTGTAATATTATTTAATACTCATGTTGGTGTAACAAGCATGTGTATTCAACTCGAACAATACACGGGATTTTAAAAAAcataacagtttttttttttttttttgttattaagtACTGGACATTACATTTACTTAATTTGAGTAGTGTAATGCACGAGATTCTAAggttgtgtgtatatatataactcattcaattttaataaaaacatacaAACAATGGTTGTGTTGTGACTGctgaaacttatgagaaagttGATGATGCagtttctttaatcaatgaattaaagctttcatatttataaacttgGTAAGCATCATACATATTGATCATATACGATACAAAATTTATTTGGGCATTTGAAAAACGTCTAAAATTATcgttttataatttaaatattcaTTACTAACTATTTAATTATTTTACTCAGCCGTGTTTTTACACGGGATTATAACCTAGTATACAAGtgtaaaagataaataaattatAACAATTCCTATATATTATGGCAAATCTAGTTTAAAACTTGGGGGAcaattaattaaaagataaataaattatAACAATTCCTATATCGGTGCTACTACACAGGCTTATATAATAGAGAGGTTGGATTTTATAATAAATTAAAACTTAACTTAAGGGGCAATTAATTAAGAGATAAATACATAAAAAAAGAGGATAAAAGGGAGAAAGATGCGGAGTAGAGAATTAAAActaatcctatatataagtgctacTACTACATACACGAACTTCATCCACATGCAATTCCTGTTTTCTCCAACAACAAATCACACAAGAACAACAACACTACTCTTATAAGCAATATCGACAGGTATTACTCTCATTCTTCAGCATTTTGCTCTATGTTTCATCGATTCTTATTATTTTATCTCCAGATTTTCATGGTATTGATATATGAGCTGTACCGATGCCAACGCTGCAACGCATATGTTTTATAATTATTGGTGATGTTTATGTTGAATTTTGAATGTGCTGTTAGTTATGGATTAGTATCTCTTGACATCTATAATGTTGTTTGATTGATGCATTATTGGTGATGCTTTTGTTTTGTGTTGAGTTAATCAGATTATCGATGCGGATGTAGATTTAATTGATTCTGATTAGTTACTTTGAGATTTCGATGCGAATGATATTTAGCGGccattttgaaacaatttattaGTTATCTACTTATCTGTATTAGAATCTCTTGATTATGTATTATGGCGGTTGATCGATAGTTGCATCTTGTTTTGTTATAAAATTCAGTGATTTGCTTGATCATTAGCGTAGGATTAGATATATAATATTCTGCTTGCATGCACCGATTTAGGTAAAGTTATGATACTTTACTTTAGTTTAATACAGTAAGTTTTGATTAATCATACAAAAATCTAATACTTGCATTGATTTTATTGATTTTGATTAGTTTCTTCTGAGATTTCGATTATGTTCTTTGTCCAGTTCTGTATTTGAAATTTGCCTATATACATCGCCTGTGTTCTGATGATGTTTAATGGCCGTTTTTTAAAGTATTTAAACGGTCTATTAGTTATCCGTAGGAGCATCTCTTAATATACAATGTCGATTGATTGTTGTTAAGACCTTGGAATTAATACTCGTAATTTGTGTTGTAAGAATTTGCTTGATCATTTTTGTTTGTGTGTTATGATCTAGTTAAAATTAAGATACATTTGTTTGGTAAATTAGGGATTTAATTCCAGTCAGTTTTGATTAATCATACAATAATATGATTTATGAACAGGTTTTAACTACTTTAATTTCGGAAAGAAGACAAAACCATATCATGAAGTATAAGAAAGGAAGTACAGTGGAGGTATTTTGCGACCAATCTTGGCGTTGTGCTCGAATAGTTTCAAGCAATGGACACAACTACACCGTCAGTTACGATGTGTATCCTGGTTTTACTAGCAAAGATGATGTGGAACACATATCTGTAAAATCTATAAGACCTTGCCCTCCTTTGTTAGAAAGTTCAGAATGTTGGGTTCCTGGTGATGTGGCGGAAGTGTTTCACAATCTTTCATGGAAGATGGCAATCGTTTTGAAGGATTTTGGTCTGGACCAGTTTACTGTCAGATTAGTTTTATCATTACAAGAGTTTGAAGTAACAAAATCAGAACTCCGTGTGAGGCAATCGTATCAAAATGGTCAATGGATTGTGACTGGCAAGGTTCCTAGTGATCATAAAGAGGCAAACGGCCCCGAGCTTTTGAAGTATGGTACTCAAGACAACCATCGGTTAATGGAGTCACGTATTGTTTCCTCTAAAATCCAAAAACGAGCTTCACCCTGCTGTGATTCACAAGATGAAACGAATAAAAAACGTGCACGGAAGTTAACAATGTGTGGAAAAGAGGGCAGGCGTGCATTGGTGCAGGGAATATCACCTGAAAAGGTGGATGATGTTGAATCCTCAAGTGGTAGTTGTAGCATTAATAGCTATAAACCGTATCATGGATCTGGCTTTTGTGTTGAAGATCATGAAAGTGATGCAGAGTCTGTTTGTCAGTGTGGATATAATGaagaaagtcaaagtcaagaaacAGATGAATCAGGTGATAACAAGGCAGTGGAAGATGAAATTCATAGACTGGAGTTGCATGCCTACCGTAACACCATGGTGTCATTACATGCGTCAGGACCCTTAAACTGGGAGAAAGAAACAATGGTGACAAACCTTCGTATATCACTCCATATATCAAATGATGAGCATTTGATTATGTTAAAAAACTTACTTTCTGCTTCTAATAAACAGTCTTATTAGATGATAAGGTAAACCTCAAGTTTGAAACCTTTCATAGTTCATAAACCTGTAAAAAAAGCAGTTGTACATTCACTCCTATATTGTTATAATGGAACAtgtttatcttttttttaaacattaatgTTATATATATAAATCATAATACGACATGACCTATTTGTATATAAACGTTCATATCTATTGTATGGTTAACATGTTTAGTACATAACACG
Coding sequences:
- the LOC110931198 gene encoding uncharacterized protein LOC110931198 gives rise to the protein MKYKKGSTVEVFCDQSWRCARIVSSNGHNYTVSYDVYPGFTSKDDVEHISVKSIRPCPPLLESSECWVPGDVAEVFHNLSWKMAIVLKDFGLDQFTVRLVLSLQEFEVTKSELRVRQSYQNGQWIVTGKVPSDHKEANGPELLKYGTQDNHRLMESRIVSSKIQKRASPCCDSQDETNKKRARKLTMCGKEGRRALVQGISPEKVDDVESSSGSCSINSYKPYHGSGFCVEDHESDAESVCQCGYNEESQSQETDESGDNKAVEDEIHRLELHAYRNTMVSLHASGPLNWEKETMVTNLRISLHISNDEHLIMLKNLLSASNKQSY